The Poseidonibacter lekithochrous region TTCAAACTCATCACTTTTATACATCTCACCAATTGGGTTGATTGCACAAGCGATATCTCCAAAAATTGTACCATAACCAAGTAATAATTCACTTTTATTAGAAGTACCTACAACTAATGATCTTTCTCTTGATGAAACATCATATAAAACTGACATTCTCATTCTAGCACTAAAGTTACCAATTCTTAGTTTGTCTTCATCCATATTTTCAATAAACGAAGTAACCATAGGTGCAATAGAAATTATCTCATATTTTATACCAAATTTTTCACAAAGCTCTACAGCATCGTCGCTTGAACTCTGAGAAGAAAACTGTGATGGCATAAGCACACAATTTAATTTATCACCAAAAACTTCTTTACATAAAACAGCAACTACAGCAGAATCAAGCCCACCAGATAGTCCTACAGTAACTTTTTCTAAACCAGTTTTTTTTACTTCATCTTGTAAAAAATCTATTAATTGTTGTTTAATATCAGTCCAATTTATCAATTAAAATCCTTTGTCAAAGTTATTATAACTCATCTTTTTTTGTTTTTTCATAAATTTCGTCTAAATAATCAGAAGTTGTATTCGTTATATTATCTTTTCTTCCTAATAGCTGATTCTTAATATCAAGCAATTCTTGTTCCTCGAAATAATTAAGATAGTTAGGGTTAATCTCGATTGTATCATCAGGAGTAACTTTAATAAGTTCTTTTATTTCTTTTATTAATTCTTCTTTCATTTGTTATCTTTTAGTAAATTTTTCTAGTATTTGTGTTAAATAGAGTTCCATTTTTTCAGCACCAATATCGCAAGAGCTATCTTGGCAACATTTGCAACAAGTTCCAGCATCAGTTAAATCACCAATTTTTTCTAAAGTATTAGCATCTCGCTCTTTAATAGAATGAATGACTTCACCCAAAGATACGTGTTTACAAGTACATACTTCATAAGAATGAGGAAACTTTTTAGCCATTTGTTATCTCTTTTTTAACTTCATTTAATATATCTTTGCAGTATATTTTCTTTTTTATTCTACCAAAATCAGCTTCACTAAAAATACAATGACGACATTCGGTTCCAGCAGTAGTGATATCTTGAATATCTCTTAGTGTTTTGGCATCATTGTTTTTAACAGCATCTACAATATGTTTGATAGTAACTCTTTTACAGTTACATACTTCATATGATTCTTCAAAACCTAACACTATTAAGCTCTATGTTTTTTGATAAGTTCATAAGCTTCATTGATTTCTTGAAGTTTCGTAGTAGCTTCATCAATAATATTTTGAGCTGCACCAGAACCTGCAATAATATCCGGATGGTGTTTTTTAACAAGTGTTCTATATGCTTTTTTAATTGCACCATCATCATCAGAAGAATTAACACCTAAAATTTCATAAGCTTTATCTAGACTAAGAGCATTATTTTGCGCTTGTTGCGCATAAAATGCTTTAAATGTATTAACTAAATTCTCAAAATCTTGAGTTTTTATTTTAAGAGATTTAGCAATATCTTCAGTAATCATTCTCTCAGTATCTGAGAAATCTTTGTCAATAAATGCTAAATTTAGTAAATACTCCATAATTTTAGCACGTTTCGTATAGTCATATTTTGTCAAACTGTATAGTTTTTCACAAATTTCCATTGTGTTATCAAAACTCTCTTTTTCTTTTGAATAAAGTATCTTTAACTCATCTCTAATTTCATCAGCATTTTCAAAATGTCTTGAAATATCGTTAAGAGTATGTTTTAATAACTCAGCTTCTAATTCACATACTTTCCCGTCTGCTTTGGCTACTTTAGCCATTAATGCTACTAATAAACCTGCTTCATGATTTAGTAAATCACCCTCAAATTTCTCTTTGATTTTCAAGTTAATGTTTTGGAACTTCTCTGTCTTATAATTTCTTGCAATTAGAAATAAAATAAATCCAATCACTAGTAAAACTAATATTTTCATATTTTTCCTTATTTATTAAATACAACTATTTTGCTAGATTTTATCAAATTTTAGTTAAAATCTTAACCTTTAAATATACAATGGAGTTATATATGTTTGGAATGGGCTTTATGGAAATCCTATTAATTGCAGTAATTGCAATTATCGCATTAGGACCGGATAAACTACCTACGGCAATGGTTGAAATTGCAAAGTTTATACGAAAATTCAAGTCAGGTGTTGAAGATGCAAAATCTACTTTTGATAATGAATTAAATATCAAAGAGATGAAAGAAGAAGCAAATAAATTTAAAGCACAGATTGAAGATGCTAAATCTACTGTTTCTATGGATTCTAAAGTTGATTTAGGATTAGATGACATTATGAATGACGACTTAACTTCTGATAAAGAAGAAAAGCCAAAAGAAGAGAAAGTTTCTTTTAAAAAGAAAAAGAAAAAAGAAACTAAAAAAACTAAGACTGTAGAAGAGACAAACGAAGAAGTTGTTGAAAATGCAGCAAATAAATTTAAAGTTAATTTTGATGAAAAAAAAGAGGATAATGCGTAATGCTTGAAGATTTAAAACCTCACATAGCTGATTTACGAAAGAGATTAATGGTTTCAGCAGGAATGCTGATTGCAATGTTTTTTGTATGTTTTTTCTTTTATGAACCAATTTTAGGTTGGATGATGGTTCCAGTGGAAGCTGTACTTCCGCCAAACTCTCAAATGGTTGCAATTGAAATACAAGAGACATTCTTCACAGCACTTAAAGTTGCATTCTTTTCTGGTTTTATTTTATCATTACCAGTAATTTTCTGGCAAATGTGGCTATTTTTGGCACCAGGATTATATGAACATGAAAAGAAATTAGTATTTCCTTTTGTATTCTTTGCAACATTAATGTTCCTTGTTGGTTCTGCTTTTGCTTATTATATTGTTGTACCTTTAGGATTTGAGTTCTTAATTAACTTTGGTTCTGCTGTTGTTACAGTATTACCAAGTATTGGTAAATATGTTGGATTCTTCACAAAACTATTATTTGGTTTTGGTGTAGCATTTGAATTACCAGTAATTACGTTCTTCCTTGCACAAATTGGTTTAGTTGATGATAGGATGTTAAAAGACTTCTTTAAATATGCAGTTGTAATTATTTTTATCGCAGCTTCATTATTAACACCACCAGATGTACTAACACAATTTTTAATGGCTGGTCCATTAATCATACTTTATATTGTATCTATATACATTGCAAAAGTATTTAACCCAGCTGATAAAGCTGAAGATGAAGACGAGGACTAAGATTTAATGCTTGATCCTTTAAAAACATCAAGCTATGATTACGATTTACCAAACGAACTCATAGCAACTCATCCAGTAAGCCCAGCAGATGCTGCTAGGCTTTTGGTTTATGACAGAAAAACACAAACAATCACTCATACTACTTTCAAATCTTTAATGGATTATCTTCCAGAGAATTTATCTGTTTTCCTAAACGATACAAAAGTAATCAAAGCTAGAATCTTTGGAAAAAAAGAATCAGGTGGAAAAATAGAATTACTTTTAAATAAACCATTATTTATGGATAGATATTTAGTAATGACTAGAGGTAGAGTAAAACTAGGAACTGAAATATTCTTCGACAAAGGTCTAACAGCTGAAGTATTAGAACTAAATGAAGATGGTAGTAGAGTTGTAAAATTCTTCAAAGATGGCAAAAAAATAGAATTTTTAGAGCTAGTAGAAATTCTAAATGAAATTGGTCATTTACCTCTTCCTCCTTATATGAATAGAGAAGATGATAAACAAGATGAAGAAGATTACCAAACTTTGTTTGCTAAAAACTATGGAGCAGTAGCAGCTCCAACTGCATCTTTACACTTCACACCTGAATTATTAGATAATATCAAAAATAAATTTGATGTTAATTATCTAACTCTTCATGTGGGAGCTGGTACATTCAAACCAGTAGATGCTGATGATATTTTAGATCACCCAATGCATAGTGAATACTTTGAAATTGGAAGAGAAGCAAAAGAATCACTAGATAAAGCACAAAAAGTTTTAGCAGTTGGTACTACAGTTACTAGAACAGTTGAGTATTATTCAAGAACAAATATGATTCAAGGGGAATGTGATTTATTCTTGAACCCATCGAATAAACCAATTAAAGTTGACTGTTTACTTACAAACTTTCACTTGCCAAAATCTACATTAATTATGCTTATTGCATCTTTTGTAGGATTAGAAAAAACATTAGAAATATATAACGAAGCCATTAAAGAGAAATATAGATTTTATTCTTATGGTGACGGTATGTTAATTATATAAAGGATTTTTAGAACCATGCAACATTATGTGTTATTTGATACAGAAACAACAGGAAATCAAGAAGACGATAGAGTTATTCAATTTGGAGCTATGATTGTAGATCAAAAAGGTAAAGTTGAAGCTTATGATGAATTTTGTCATAGTGATGTAGCAATCAAAATTGAAGCTATGGAAGTACATAACATTACTCCTGATTTAATTGTTGGTAAACCAAAAGCAGTTGAAACTACATTTTACAAAAGATTAGAAGAGTTAAACACTCCTGAGAACTTCTTAATTGCTCATAATATTTCATTTGATATGGGAATGATTCAAAAAGAAGGATTTGTAAATAACTTCCAACTTATTGATACTTTAAGATGTGCTAAACATTTATATTCAGAAATGCCTTATCATAGATTACAATACCTAAGATATGCACTAGAATTATATAAAACAGAACAAGCAGAAGCTAATAAACATGGAATTACTATTAAAGCCCATGATGCAATTGGTGATGTTCTTGTAATGAAATTATTCTTAACTAAATTAGTTGGTAAATGTAGAGAGGTTTATCCTGACTATAATCCAATGGAAAAATTAGTTGAGCTTACTAAAACTCCTGTTTTTATCAAAACTTTTAAATTTGGTAAACACAAAGGTAAAGAAGTAGCAGAAGTTGCTAAAAATGATTCAGGATACTTAAACTGGATGAGATCTAATATGGATTTAGATGAAGATTTAAAATATACTTTAGACAAAGTATTAGGTAGTAACGACTCTTATTAAAACACTCTAGTTCCATAATAATTAAATATTATGGAACTATTCTCTACTATTTATAGTAACCTGTACCAATAAACATATCACCATCAATTCTTTTAATGAATGAAGTTTTAGGAGTGATTTTCTTTTTAATTGGATGCGACCATTTATAATCTAACCAACCTTCTCCTTTTGTTTGTGCAATATTAATTAGTTCTTGAATTAACATTAGTCCACTTGCATCTTTTAATTTGTAAAGATTTTTCCCAACAATTTTAGAGTTTGAACCAAGAGCTTTATTTACACCATTAAAGTCATATGCAAACATATATAATTCACCTCTGATGAATTTACCTTTAGGATCATTGAACTCTTTTAAACAGGCTTCAGTACCTTGTTGTTTACAAAGTTCAACACCTTCATTTACAAATGATTTTACTTCATCTACTGTAGCTGCATAAGATAAAGACATTCCTAAAACTAAAGAAACACCAACTTTTGAAATTTTTGATAACATATCTTTCTCCTTAATATAGTATATATTCATTATAAATCTGTTATGTGAAATCTATATGATATTCTTTAGCTAAAATTAAGAATTTGAACTTATAAAATATTTAGTTATTTTATAAACAAAATCTACATAAAAGTAGTGTAAAATTATTTTATTAAAACAAAAAAGGTTTTATTATGGAAACTGAAAACATAACAAAACGATTAAAAGTTTATCAAATCACTTCAATAATCACTATTCTTTTTACCTTAGTTGGCTTCTCCTATAATGTATATAGGTTAGAACAAAGTGAAATAAATAGTAATATTAGAACCTCAAGTTTTGAAATGCTAAAAGAATTAGCAAACTTAGAGCAAATAGTCTATGCATCACATTATGAAAAAGATGATAAAGATGGAAATCCAAGAACGGGATGGGTAAAGGTTGGTATTATTACTGATTTAAGTTTGATTTGTTTTCAAGAGAAAAATATGCAAACCCAAATCTTACATACAACATGGAAAAATAATTGGGCAACAATGAAAGATAATAGGGAATCCGCTAATAATATAGTAAATAGTATTGATAATGTAAGGATAAAAATAAGAGAAGTACTAAAAAATCTTAATTGATTTTAGACTTCCCTTTGTAGTTTAATAAACTATTTTTTTAGTTTTACTACTCTTTGTTCTCTTTGGATTATATATTCAGAGATTTTATTTATAAATCTTTGACTACTTTCCCCTTGAGTATATGAACCTAAATAATACTCTTTTACTTTTATTCTTTGTTTTTTATTTGTATCATTTTTTAATTCATCATCTAATATTTCAATAACATTATCAAAATTATCTTTATTTATAGTTACGAAAGCTTTAGTAAGTTCATTTATACTTTGGTCTTCTAAAATCTCAATATAAGCAGCTGGTTTATTAGTATGCAAATAGTCAATCATTACAGAAGTATTATCAAAGAATGCAAAATCAACTAATGTAAATACATCATTAATATTCTCTTCTTCCATATAATAAGCATTTGATGATTCATCAACTTTTCTTTTTATTTCCATATCAGCTATCTTAGCATCTTCATCTCTAACGCCAATAGCGGAATGAGGTTTGTAAATTAAGATATTATTCTCATTAGCTAAAATTTTCTCTACAAGTTCAACACCATATTTTGGAACAGAAGTATAATTCATACTAGGATGAGTAGCCTCCCAAGTAGGAGCATACAAAATTACATTTTGACCATCTCTTTTTTCTAATTGCATTTGATTAATAAAATCAAGCTGTGGTCGCCCTACTTGTATGAATTTATTAGGATTAAAATTTAATAAATACTCTTCATATCTATCTGTCCCTCTTTGACCTACTGTAAATACATAATCATAGGCTTGAGATTGATTAGATCGCATTGATTCCTTTTCACTCTCACCATGATTTAAATGAACATGATAACCTCTACTATATCTTACTGATTGGAAATTTTTAAGAGAGTTATTAATATATAATAAAACTGCAAATTCATTTTCATCATAAAATTCTATTAAATCACTAAATGATTCAAGATAAACAACTTCAATAGATTGATCTTTTAAATATTGTTTATAAACCTCATAATCAGTTATAATATATAAAACCTTATGTTTCTTATCTAATTCCTCAAATGGTCTTTGCCATTGTTTTATCTGATAGTATGAGTTAATACCACCAGAAAAATATACTATTACTTCGCAGTTTTTATGATTCAATTTAACCTCTATAATGTTTTGATTTTTTCTATAAGTTCTGTAGTTGAGATATCTGGAGTTCT contains the following coding sequences:
- a CDS encoding (2Fe-2S)-binding protein; this encodes MAKKFPHSYEVCTCKHVSLGEVIHSIKERDANTLEKIGDLTDAGTCCKCCQDSSCDIGAEKMELYLTQILEKFTKR
- a CDS encoding DnaJ domain-containing protein — protein: MKILVLLVIGFILFLIARNYKTEKFQNINLKIKEKFEGDLLNHEAGLLVALMAKVAKADGKVCELEAELLKHTLNDISRHFENADEIRDELKILYSKEKESFDNTMEICEKLYSLTKYDYTKRAKIMEYLLNLAFIDKDFSDTERMITEDIAKSLKIKTQDFENLVNTFKAFYAQQAQNNALSLDKAYEILGVNSSDDDGAIKKAYRTLVKKHHPDIIAGSGAAQNIIDEATTKLQEINEAYELIKKHRA
- a CDS encoding (2Fe-2S)-binding protein; translation: MLGFEESYEVCNCKRVTIKHIVDAVKNNDAKTLRDIQDITTAGTECRHCIFSEADFGRIKKKIYCKDILNEVKKEITNG
- the tatC gene encoding twin-arginine translocase subunit TatC: MLEDLKPHIADLRKRLMVSAGMLIAMFFVCFFFYEPILGWMMVPVEAVLPPNSQMVAIEIQETFFTALKVAFFSGFILSLPVIFWQMWLFLAPGLYEHEKKLVFPFVFFATLMFLVGSAFAYYIVVPLGFEFLINFGSAVVTVLPSIGKYVGFFTKLLFGFGVAFELPVITFFLAQIGLVDDRMLKDFFKYAVVIIFIAASLLTPPDVLTQFLMAGPLIILYIVSIYIAKVFNPADKAEDEDED
- the queA gene encoding tRNA preQ1(34) S-adenosylmethionine ribosyltransferase-isomerase QueA, whose protein sequence is MLDPLKTSSYDYDLPNELIATHPVSPADAARLLVYDRKTQTITHTTFKSLMDYLPENLSVFLNDTKVIKARIFGKKESGGKIELLLNKPLFMDRYLVMTRGRVKLGTEIFFDKGLTAEVLELNEDGSRVVKFFKDGKKIEFLELVEILNEIGHLPLPPYMNREDDKQDEEDYQTLFAKNYGAVAAPTASLHFTPELLDNIKNKFDVNYLTLHVGAGTFKPVDADDILDHPMHSEYFEIGREAKESLDKAQKVLAVGTTVTRTVEYYSRTNMIQGECDLFLNPSNKPIKVDCLLTNFHLPKSTLIMLIASFVGLEKTLEIYNEAIKEKYRFYSYGDGMLII
- a CDS encoding NAD+ synthase, with the translated sequence MINWTDIKQQLIDFLQDEVKKTGLEKVTVGLSGGLDSAVVAVLCKEVFGDKLNCVLMPSQFSSQSSSDDAVELCEKFGIKYEIISIAPMVTSFIENMDEDKLRIGNFSARMRMSVLYDVSSRERSLVVGTSNKSELLLGYGTIFGDIACAINPIGEMYKSDEFEFAKFIGVTDAIVNKAPSADLWEGQSDENELGYSYKQMDDVLKLMVDENKTKEELLKLNIEEKLIDMLAYRIKANAFKGKLPTIANIKWS
- a CDS encoding exonuclease domain-containing protein, translated to MQHYVLFDTETTGNQEDDRVIQFGAMIVDQKGKVEAYDEFCHSDVAIKIEAMEVHNITPDLIVGKPKAVETTFYKRLEELNTPENFLIAHNISFDMGMIQKEGFVNNFQLIDTLRCAKHLYSEMPYHRLQYLRYALELYKTEQAEANKHGITIKAHDAIGDVLVMKLFLTKLVGKCREVYPDYNPMEKLVELTKTPVFIKTFKFGKHKGKEVAEVAKNDSGYLNWMRSNMDLDEDLKYTLDKVLGSNDSY
- a CDS encoding cache domain-containing protein, with translation MLSKISKVGVSLVLGMSLSYAATVDEVKSFVNEGVELCKQQGTEACLKEFNDPKGKFIRGELYMFAYDFNGVNKALGSNSKIVGKNLYKLKDASGLMLIQELINIAQTKGEGWLDYKWSHPIKKKITPKTSFIKRIDGDMFIGTGYYK
- a CDS encoding CDP-glycerol glycerophosphotransferase family protein — encoded protein: MNHKNCEVIVYFSGGINSYYQIKQWQRPFEELDKKHKVLYIITDYEVYKQYLKDQSIEVVYLESFSDLIEFYDENEFAVLLYINNSLKNFQSVRYSRGYHVHLNHGESEKESMRSNQSQAYDYVFTVGQRGTDRYEEYLLNFNPNKFIQVGRPQLDFINQMQLEKRDGQNVILYAPTWEATHPSMNYTSVPKYGVELVEKILANENNILIYKPHSAIGVRDEDAKIADMEIKRKVDESSNAYYMEEENINDVFTLVDFAFFDNTSVMIDYLHTNKPAAYIEILEDQSINELTKAFVTINKDNFDNVIEILDDELKNDTNKKQRIKVKEYYLGSYTQGESSQRFINKISEYIIQREQRVVKLKK
- the tatB gene encoding Sec-independent protein translocase protein TatB, with amino-acid sequence MFGMGFMEILLIAVIAIIALGPDKLPTAMVEIAKFIRKFKSGVEDAKSTFDNELNIKEMKEEANKFKAQIEDAKSTVSMDSKVDLGLDDIMNDDLTSDKEEKPKEEKVSFKKKKKKETKKTKTVEETNEEVVENAANKFKVNFDEKKEDNA